In Cryptomeria japonica chromosome 10, Sugi_1.0, whole genome shotgun sequence, a genomic segment contains:
- the LOC131057700 gene encoding uncharacterized protein LOC131057700, producing MDWAKNSHQNTAMLLLDFEKAYDRVEWKFILMMLEAFGFPPYFCLVVQTLLKDASARIEVNGVLSPSFPLGRSIRQGCPLAPALFVIASEALYYILRDSSLSPDVRGIFLPNDEELINCQFADDTAPFFELTENNFKNLQGKLDVFCSTSGARISHAKSICLGWDEHPPEWFVNSGFQWGGPNKTVKYLGIPFSVEPTLKNMWLWIKEKILNKLNKWHNRTLSLAGRIQVCQKILSSYSIYHSSAWLFSNYQIQEIQSAIRTFLWSDGKGNKKQHAVKWAWCHADKILGGLGLKDLKTQGIALSAKWIFHSLEGNSPWKVLVRHNIERGFPRKAKSWKNLPFSDLLLGNFPIAVQGSVVFKSIWKAWEHVRDHISNKDCYFNDQLHGERSIWWNLVINGKPLALSQGCSARSWAKKGINQFVDLFEDGLLPSWDAIKTKYDIPDSQKKTYNMILQAARDLPSLCHVDSLRHLNCKWPGGVVMASLKAKNIYSVINQTNDIIVHVNSVCYSSFDTKMWNKLFQYLWRRPIEPKINCFKWLVLLDKLPVKSFNFDSDLCSICRLPETGRHILFDCLFAKEIWSMFGVIYPITVSILDMITGYISGLPKDSNLFWNILSSNILWQIWKCRNEEKYQGKPRALTEFFRKLTYFKIFLQVQVTMMIERKKLERFLKTGHASFYYYELKNGYLWRRTLEDLHAFDQACVKLKKEIRKNANPRMEELSLLSQVQAHKNIIWMEDPQGWTAWVDDFYDILH from the coding sequence ATGGACTGGGCTAAAAATTCTCACCAGAACACTGCCATGTTGCTTCTTGATTTTgagaaggcctatgacagagtCGAATGGAAATTTATTCTGATGATGTTGGAAGCATTTGGCTTTCCTCCTTATTTTTGTCTTGTTGTTCAAACTCTTCTTAAGGACGCCTCTGCGCGTATTGAAGTTAATGGAGTTCTTTCCCCCTCATTTCCGCTCGGTAGATCTATCAGGCAGGGTTGCCCTTTGGCCCCTGCCCTTTTTGTCATAGCCTCTGAAGCCCTGTACTATATCCTCAGAGACTCCTCCTTGTCTCCCGATGTCAGAGGTATATTTCTTCCCAACGATGAAGAGCTTATTAATTGTCAGTTTGCTGATGATACGGCTCCGTTTTTTGAGCTTACTGAAAATAACTTTAAAAATCTGCAAGGAAAGCTTGATGTTTTCTGTTCTACTTCTGGTGCTCGTATTTCTCATGCCAAGTCAATTTGTCTTGGTTGGGACGAGCACCCCCCTGAGTGGTTTGTTAATTCCGGATTTCAATGGGGAGGCCCTAACAAAACTGTCAAATATCTTGGTATCCCCTTTTCTGTGGAGCCTACCCTTAAGAATATGTGGCTCTGGATTAAAGAGAAGATTCTCAATAAGCTTAATAAATGGCATAATAGAACTCTTTCTTTGGCTGGCAGGATTCAAGTCTGTCAAAAAATTTTGTCTTCTTACAGTATTTATCATTCTTCAGCTTGGTTGTTCAGTAATTAtcagattcaagaaattcaaagtgcCATCAGAACCTTTCTCTGGTCTGATGGTAAAGGAAACAAAAAGCAGCATGCTGTTAAATGGGCCTGGTGCCATGCTGACAAGATCCTTGGGGGGCTTGGGCTTAAAGACCTGAAAACCCAGGGTATTGCCCTTTCCGCCAAATGGATCTTTCATTCCTTGGAGGGTAACAGCCCTTGGAAAGTGCTTGTCAGGCATAACATTGAGAGAGGCTTTCCCAGGAAAGCTAAGTCTTGGAAAAACCTCCCTTTCAGTGATCTTCTTTTAGGTAATTTCCCTATTGCTGTGCAAGGTTCTGTGGTCTTCAAATCAATATGGAAGGCCTGGGAACATGTTAGGGATCATATCTCCAACAAGGACTGTTACTTCAATGATCAACTCCACGGAGaaagatctatttggtggaatttGGTCATCAATGGGAAGCCCCTTGCTTTATCCCAAGGATGCTCTGCCAGATCCTGGGCTAAAAAAGGGATAAATCAATTTGTGGATTTGTTTGAGGATGGTCTCCTCCCCTCGTGGGATGCCATTAAGACCAAATATGACATTCCTGACTCTCAGAAGAAAACTTACAATATGATCCTTCAAGCTGCTAGAGATCTCCCCTCTTTATGCCATGTTGATTCTCTTAGACATCTTAATTGCAAGTGGCCGGGGGGAGTTGTTATGGCTAGCCTCAAGGCCAAGAACATCTACTCTGTTATTAATCAAACTAATGATATTATTGTTCATGTGAACTCTGTCTGTTATTCTTCCTTTGATACTAAGATGTGGAATAAGTTGTTTCAGTATTTATGGAGAAGACCTATTGAGCCAAAAATTAACTGTTTTAAATGGCTTGTTCTGCTTGATAAGCTTCCTGTTAAAAGCTTTAATTTTGATTCTGACTTGTGTAGCATTTGTAGACTCCCAGAAACTGGGAGACATATTCTTTTCGATTGTTtatttgctaaagaaatttggagtATGTTTGGTGTTATCTATCCTATTACTGTGAGCATTCTTGACATGATTACTGGTTATATATCTGGTCTTCCTAAAGATTCGAATCTTTTTTGGAATATACTGTCCTCTAACATTCTTTGGCAGATATGGAAATGCAGGAACGAAGAGAAGTACCAAGGTAAGCCAAGGGCTCTTACTGAGTTTTTCAGGAAACTCACATATTTTAAAATCTTTCTGCAGGTTCAAGTCACCATGATGATAGAGAGAAAGAAGCTGGAAAGATTTCTCAAGACTGGTCACGCATCCTTCTACTACTATGAGCTGAAAAATGGATACCTTTGGCGGAGAACGCTAGAAGATCTTCACGCCTTTGACCAAGCTTGTGTCAAGCTCAAGAAAGAAATCAGGAAAAATGCAAATCCCAGGATGGAAGAGCTCTCCTTGCTATCTCAGGTTCAAGCGCATAAGAATATAATCTGGATGGAAGACCCCCAAGGCTGGACTGCCTGGGTCGATGATTTCTATGATATTCTTCACTAG
- the LOC131057698 gene encoding uncharacterized protein LOC131057698, with translation MGSTTIRPGHRPSRSLSGIRTAFAPLAMPPHATDFNTMASDYSPRLRFCKRVSSTSMFPSKGPGFESQEPTSPQVTCTGHIKRKPHWAKASKQEAAAKPTKETSDYNKKISKLKKLMLGRHHNSKNSKPTEDDGGKCQPSLGAIKRYTSGSYEAKFGGLFVEDGPIVANLEAVPKEMGEISIW, from the coding sequence ATGGGGAGTACTACTATTCGGCCGGGTCACAGACCTTCAAGGTCTCTCAGTGGGATTCGAACCGCGTTCGCACCGTTAGCGATGCCTCCTCACGCCACAGATTTCAATACTATGGCATCTGATTATTCTCCAAGGCTCCGATTCTGCAAAAGAGTAAGTTCGACCTCCATGTTTCCAAGCAAAGGTCCCGGGTTCGAATCGCAGGAGCCCACCTCGCCCCAGGTCACTTGTACTGGCCATATTAAAAGGAAACCGCACTGGGCAAAGGCGTCTAAGCAAGAAGCAGCAGCAAAGCCCACCAAGGAAACGAGTGATTATAATAAgaagatctccaagctgaagaaaTTGATGCTGGGTAGACACCACAATTCTAAAAATAGTAAACCGACAGAGGATGATGGAGGAAAATGTCAGCCTTCTTTGGGTGCAATTAAACGCTACACTTCGGGTTCTTATGAGGCTAAATTTGGCGGCTTGTTTGTGGAGGATGGCCCAATCGTCGCTAATTTGGAGGCAGTGCCGAAAGAGATGGGTGAGATTAGTATTTGGTAG